Part of the Vagococcus jeotgali genome, GTGCAATTAAATCTTCTTCTTCTTTTTCATTCTTTTTTGATTTTTTATCTTGGTTTTTCTTAGCAACTCGTAAACTATGTTCGCTAGGCTCACCTTTTTCATCTACCACACTAATCCCAGCATCTTCTACACGCTCGATTAATTCATCCATAGCATCAGCATCTAACTCATAAGGAGTAGCTAATTTATTCGTTAAATCATCATAAAAAACAGATCCATTATTCTTATTTTCTTTTATGAATATTTTGACCTCTTTTTCATATGCATCATTCTTAACTTTTTCTGTCATATAAATTCCTCCTTAGTATTACACATTATTAAATTGCTGCTGCAATTTAATAATGTTCATCGTAATGGTTAGTTCTGTTGAACTATCACCACGAGTTTGGGCTTCTTTTTGTTGCCTTTTTAACGTGTTGATTTGTTGTAAAACACGTTCCTTGTTTATAATTATCAGACAATCATTTAATTCTTGCTCGGAACTTTCCTGACTAAATGATTGAACTGTTAATGATATTAATAATGACTTTAAATAGTCTTCTTTAAGGTAATTAATAAAGTCTGCCAATACGATATTACCATAATTTTCATAATAATCTGACATATGCTGATACATTTCTTGGTATTCATCATGAATAAATGAAAAATCTTCTAATTTAGATAAAAATAAGTAAGTAGACCTTTCATTTAACAAGCGATAAATGAGTAACTTTTCAGCTTGCTCAGCTTGAGATATTTTTTTAATCTCTTGATACTGAGGCACTACTGGCTCCATATGCTCTAAAGAATGATTAGAAAAATTTTCTTGCCTTCTAGCTTTTCTCATCCCAGTTAGTTGCTGTTGCAACGAATCTTTTGAAATATCAAATTCTTCTGATAGATGAGTTAAGGCCATATCTTTTTCGATAATAGAAGGAATATTAGCTAGCTCTTTTAAAAGTACCTCTAAATAAGTCACTTTGTCTAACTCATTAGCTAAATTATAACTTCGCTTTAAATGCTCTTTTTTAAATTGAAAAACTGTTTGTTTAGTATTTTCTAGTAGTTGTTTTAATTTCTCTGGCCCATACATCATCCGGTAATCATCTGGATCTAGTTGTTGAGGAAAAGAAATAACTTCCACTTCTAGACTGCTATGCTCTGCTAGTAATGTCACAGCTCTATCTGTTGCCTCCACACCAGCGTTATCACCATCATAGGCCACAATAATAGTATCACTAATTCTCTCAAGACGACTAACTTGATCAGTCGTTAAACTAGTTCCCATGGTCGCAACCCCATTACTTATTCCGCTAATGGCTGAAGCAATAACATCCATAAAACCTTCAAATAGATATACCTCTTTCGTTTTGCGTACAAAGGGTCTTGCTCTATGATAATTATATATGACATCACGTTTATTAAAGAGGGCTGTCTCAGGAGAATTCAAATATTTAG contains:
- the dnaG gene encoding DNA primase, which translates into the protein MSQLIPQHVIDQVRQETNIVDVISEYVQLKKSGKNYLGLCPFHNEKTPSFTVAEEKQIFHCFGCGKGGNVFTFIQEIDGLSFPEAVDKLARPLNLNLELNSQQMFGQRKTENSEDQQLINIHEKTKEFYQHLLLNTQIGEKALAYLESRGLSIDIIEEFELGFAPQNREILKQVMTKENIDSNLLKETGLFVETDSGSMLDRFYQRIMFPIKNRKGQTIGFSGRWLDLEGFDNDKQPKYLNSPETALFNKRDVIYNYHRARPFVRKTKEVYLFEGFMDVIASAISGISNGVATMGTSLTTDQVSRLERISDTIIVAYDGDNAGVEATDRAVTLLAEHSSLEVEVISFPQQLDPDDYRMMYGPEKLKQLLENTKQTVFQFKKEHLKRSYNLANELDKVTYLEVLLKELANIPSIIEKDMALTHLSEEFDISKDSLQQQLTGMRKARRQENFSNHSLEHMEPVVPQYQEIKKISQAEQAEKLLIYRLLNERSTYLFLSKLEDFSFIHDEYQEMYQHMSDYYENYGNIVLADFINYLKEDYLKSLLISLTVQSFSQESSEQELNDCLIIINKERVLQQINTLKRQQKEAQTRGDSSTELTITMNIIKLQQQFNNV